In one window of Canis lupus baileyi chromosome 10, mCanLup2.hap1, whole genome shotgun sequence DNA:
- the C10H9orf152 gene encoding uncharacterized protein C9orf152 homolog — translation MQGLPCLCPALPHCWQRGPCSMAEGSGTQAPGREPPLGVQGLRAQYLRRQQRAQAQLVVLPKGGYTPAPAESMVSPVWINKERRRSLSLEEMDPEAEGMREEADRGCLQALESPWNTHLEMYRWVQTFHQETGLQVKHKAKLMGSEQRLPQDGDPGLFEDNQMTQQGTAIPRTARRECQVGRAQTKAVGSGLNVGIQCPPSLKNPGRSGKAAHYPFPQRKTPRISQTARKLGLYGPA, via the exons ATGCAggggctgccctgcctctgcccggCCCTGCCGCACTGCTGGCAGCGGGGGCCCTGCTCCATGGCCGAGGGCTCGGGCACGCAGGCCCCGGGGAGAGAGCCCCCGCTCGGCGTCCAGGGCCTGCGAGCCCAGTACTTGCGGAGGCAGCAGAGGGCCCAGGCCCAGCTGGTGGTGCTCCCGAAAG GAGGGTACACGCCCGCTCCTGCTGAGTCCATGGTCAGTCCTGTTTGGATTAACAAGGAGAGAAGACGTTCACTGTCCCTGGAGGAGATGGATCCTGAGGCAGAGGGGATGCGGGAGGAGGCTGACAGAGGCTGTCTTCAGGCTCTCGAGTCTCCGTGGAACACGCACCTAGAGATGTACCGCTGGGTACAGACCTTCCACCAGGAAACCGGCCTTCAGGTAAAACACAAGGCCAAGCTCATGGGGTCTGAGCAAAGGCTCCCTCAGGACGGAGACCCAGGCTTGTTTGAAGACAATCAGATGACTCAGCAAGGGACTGCCATCCCCCGAACAGCCCGGCGAGAATGTCAGGTGGGCCGTGCCCAAACAAAGGCAGTGGGATCTGGCCTAAATGTAGGCATTCAGTGCCCTCCTTCCCTAAAGAACCCAGGCAGGTCTGGAAAAGCAGCTCACTATCCATTTCCCCAGAGGAAAACTCCTAGGATCTCTCAAACTGCCAGGAAGCTGGGCTTGTACGGCCCAGCCtga
- the LOC140641061 gene encoding uncharacterized protein, with protein sequence MGERGGGRVPRRGGDEQAEAGAGGDQRGAEGRGRGPGGGGGGVGPPAAPRPAPPFRGSREPGVRAAGSQRPSGGAWAFLAEPSPREARCCSLTCLTCRGLDLDSQPQTCPFGLRLAKEQPLQAQSWRRGGPTGAAAGFQEPFWRYDEANQSGDGRRWRDGLLLTVLMRKGAPGPQGKQQHQKSAERMRRNMGKCLYCGLHRKEEEQRGKKARRSKHYAGGRQLEKSPGNLRLPSLGHMSGEDRWIMAFWM encoded by the exons ATGGGGGAGCGAGGAGGGGGCA GGGTCCCCAGGCGGGGAGGAGACGAGCAGGCGGAGGCCGGGGCAGGGGGTGACCAGCGAGGGGCCGAGGGCCGGGGCcgagggccggggggggggggggggggggtaggcccgccggccgcgccccgccccgccccgcccttcAGGGGGTCCCGGGAGCCCGGGGTCCGCGCTGCTGGATCCCAGCGTCCCTCCGGCGGCGCCTGGGCCTTCCTGGCGGAGCCGAGCCCGCGCGAAGCCAGGTGCTGCTCGCTCACCTGTCTCACCTGTCGCGGGCTGGACCTGGACTCTCAGCCCCAAACCTGTCCGTTCGGTCTGCGGTTGGCGAAGGAGCAGCCTCTGCAGGCTCAGAGCTGGCGCCGCGGG GGGCCTACAGGGGCCGCGGCTGGATTCCAGGAGCCCTTCTGGAG ATATGATGAGGCCAACCAATCAGGAGATGGGCGCCGTTGGAGAGATGGCCTGTTGCTCACAGTTCTCATGAGGAAGGGtgccccaggaccccaagggAAGCAGCAACATCAGAAGAGTGCAGAAAGGATGAGGAGAAATATGGGCAAGTGCCTTTATTGTGGGTTGCataggaaggaagaggagcagcGGGGCAAAAAAG CCAGGAGGAGCAAACACTATGCTGGTGGAAGACAGTTGGAGAAGTCACCGGGAAACCTTCGGCTTCCATCCTTGGGACACATG AGTGGTGAGGACAGGTGGATCATGGCTTTCTGGATGTAA